A region of Channa argus isolate prfri chromosome 8, Channa argus male v1.0, whole genome shotgun sequence DNA encodes the following proteins:
- the LOC137131528 gene encoding fucolectin-5-like, producing the protein MMLWSLLLISLMAFCNTQNLIKGGKTNQTSYYTAEGVKYSSERATDGNLTQCAHSQQTNNSWWNIDLLGLYEISNITIYNVDSGNVNLTGAEIRIGNLSETDGTANSMCTSITVSTRGVNITFNCSQGPMVGRYVTVYLQKNWFLILCEVWIYGTNVSPFLLINENKTWEDALNDCRAQNMDLASIFDNQTQTWAELEVMKASSSFVWLGLRYTCTLEFWFWVDDHAFTYEHWAAGQPTENCDMSVAIETTGGYKWYSKSDNEKFNFICAI; encoded by the exons ATGATGCTGTGGAGTCTGCTGCTGATCTCTCTGATGG CTTTCTGCAACACACAAAACTTGATAAAGGGAGGGAAAACAAATCAGACTTCATACTACACAGCTGAAGGTGTCAAATACAGCTCTGAGAGAGCGACTGATGGGAATTTGACACAGTGTGCTCACAGCCAGCAAACCAACAACTCATGGTGGAACATTGATCTGTTGGGTCTATATGAAATTTCTAATATCACTATCTACAACGTGGACTCAGGGAATGTTAATCTGACTGGTGCTGAGATTCGCATTGGCAACTTATCGGAGACGGATGGCACCGCCAACAGCAT GTGTACAAGCATCACAGTCAGTACAAGAGGagtaaacattacatttaactGTTCTCAAGGACCAATGGTGGGACGCTATGTTACTGTATACTTGCAGAAAAACTGGTTTTTAATTCTGTGTGAGGTGTGGATCTATGGTACAAACG TTTCACCATTTCTCCTGATCAATGAGAACAAGACGTGGGAAGATGCCCTGAACGACTGCAGAGCTCAAAACATGGACCTGGCTTCTATCTTTGATAATCAGACCCAGACCTGGGCTGAGCTGGAGGTCATGAAGGCCAGCTCTTCCTTTGTGTGGCTGGGCCTTCGCTACACCTGCACCCTGGAGTTCTGGTTCTGGGTCGATGATCATGCATTCACATATGAGCACTGGGCTGCAGGCCAACCCACTGAAAATTGTGACATGAGTGTTGCCATAGAGACAACAGGGGGCTACAAATGGTACAGTAAGTCTGATAACGAGAAGTTTAATTTTATCTGTGCAATTTGA